The Candidatus Bathyarchaeia archaeon genome includes the window AAGCCCGCGGCCTTCCCTTCACGCGGGACTCCTTCGGACCGTTCTTCACTGTGGCGCTTTCTGTGCCAATCGCTTTGCTCTTCGGGCTTGGAATACAGGGCGATCCCTCAGCATACATCATTGGACTAGTCAGCCTCGGAGTTCTGACCTCTCTAGATCTGCGAGGTGGTATTCCAAGGGTTGGCGTCGGATTTGCTGTTTCGTTTCTCGCCTCTCTCTACGTCATGGGACATTCAGTCGCTGGACAGGGTTTTTCTCCGTTATCGTTTGGTGATTTGTCCCTGCTCCTCGTCGCTCTTCCTCCCTCGGTCGCAGTGCTCGTAGCCGGTCTTCTCTTCTCCCGAGCAACCCCTTACAAGATGATCAAGGCAAATGTCGTCGCGTCCGTAGCGCTTGCGGTTGGGCTCGGCTTAGGGTCGGCTCTAAAGGCCGGTTCAGCCTTGTCGGTAGACTCCCTCACCATAGTAGTCTTCATTGCGCTTGGTGTAGCCGCGAACATTGCCCAGATGATTCTCTTTCACTTTCTCGACAAGCTATGGCGGACCAAGAATCTCTCGATGTCAATGATGCCGACAGCATTCTTCACCTTCAATCTACTAGCTGTCCTTGGATTTGTTGCTTCTCGAGATCTTAGCCAGCTGTACCCGTTCGTCTCGTCTTTGGGATTCTTGCCTGCGTTCGCATTGGTCGGAGTCGGCTCGACTAACCTTGCACAGAGAATCTCAACAGGACAGAGCCTCAGACCAACAGTTTCCATAACGGGAGCACCGATCGTTCGACAGGGCAAAGAACAGACAATCAAGATCGCAACCCAATTCAGTGGACACGCGATGAAAATGGCTAAGATCATAGCAACAATCACACGGCCTGGAGGAAAGACCGAATCTCTGAAGGTATCACCGGCCTCTCCGGGCGAGTACAGCATCCACTACCGACCAGGAAGCTCAGGCAACTACGCTGTCCACATCTCGGCTACAAGCAAGGAACGACAGACCGTAAACGAATCGTTCTCTTTCGATGTCCAATCGCCCCAATCAATTCCTCCTCCCCCGAAGCTATCGAATCCACCTCCTCAGAGTCATCCAGCGCCTCCGCCTCCAGTAATGCCCGCCCCCGTCCAGCTCCCACGTCCTGCGATACCCTTTTTCAAAGGCAGTCTACCAAGGTTGGATAATTGGGACCCAAGGGTTTGGGTCGGCCAGGAAGTTCATAGTTACAAGATAACGGAGCACCTCGCGACGGGCCTCACCGGTTACGTCTTTCGTGCTAGCTTCGGACAGGCGGGGACCGAAATGGCGATAAAGATTCCCATCCTAAGAACCGGAGCCGGCGCAGCTGCCCTCGAAGAGACCATGTCGGAGGCAACGCGGCTCCTAGAATTGTCAGAGCAATCGAAATACGTTGTCCAGCTGAGAGGAATCTTAGTTGATCGGCTCAATATTCAGGAGATCGTGAAGGGTGACACTCAATTGTATCTGCGAAGTCCTCCCGCGATAGTGATGGAGCTGATGAAGGGTGGTGCCGCCAAGGGAATTCTTGAGGATGCTTCGTATGATTCGCTTTACTATTCGGAGAAATGGGGCGGTATAGTCATGCTCATCGGTTACATGATTGCTACTGGGCTAGAGACGATTCACAGTGCCGGTTTCGTCCATCTTGATGTCAAGCCGCAGAACATTCTGTTCAACCTCAAACCCCCGTCCACCGGACAGGAGATGAAAGATCGGATGAAGTCTGGGGCTCTTGTCCCGAAGTTAGCAGACCTCGGTTCCGCCGTCCGTATCGGAGGCAAAGTGGGCCAGTTCACATCGGAATACGCTCCAGCCGAACAGGTTTTGGGGGATAGCGCCGCTTCTTCCATGGACATCTACGCTCTGGGAGCGACACTCTACAATATGCTTACGAAGACCCCTGTTAATTCGAAGAAGCTCATCGAGTTGATGAACGCAACGACGACTAATCCAGGATCTAGCAGAACTGCAAGCGATCTGAGGTTGGCTTGGAACTCATTCAGCCCCGATTTCGATAGGGTTGCCAAGCTCGCGC containing:
- a CDS encoding protein kinase, giving the protein MGRFHSQEGACSGLPQLKKARGLPFTRDSFGPFFTVALSVPIALLFGLGIQGDPSAYIIGLVSLGVLTSLDLRGGIPRVGVGFAVSFLASLYVMGHSVAGQGFSPLSFGDLSLLLVALPPSVAVLVAGLLFSRATPYKMIKANVVASVALAVGLGLGSALKAGSALSVDSLTIVVFIALGVAANIAQMILFHFLDKLWRTKNLSMSMMPTAFFTFNLLAVLGFVASRDLSQLYPFVSSLGFLPAFALVGVGSTNLAQRISTGQSLRPTVSITGAPIVRQGKEQTIKIATQFSGHAMKMAKIIATITRPGGKTESLKVSPASPGEYSIHYRPGSSGNYAVHISATSKERQTVNESFSFDVQSPQSIPPPPKLSNPPPQSHPAPPPPVMPAPVQLPRPAIPFFKGSLPRLDNWDPRVWVGQEVHSYKITEHLATGLTGYVFRASFGQAGTEMAIKIPILRTGAGAAALEETMSEATRLLELSEQSKYVVQLRGILVDRLNIQEIVKGDTQLYLRSPPAIVMELMKGGAAKGILEDASYDSLYYSEKWGGIVMLIGYMIATGLETIHSAGFVHLDVKPQNILFNLKPPSTGQEMKDRMKSGALVPKLADLGSAVRIGGKVGQFTSEYAPAEQVLGDSAASSMDIYALGATLYNMLTKTPVNSKKLIELMNATTTNPGSSRTASDLRLAWNSFSPDFDRVAKLAPTVPVLKKMLDKDPRKRPSAQAAATLLQDLGDKALS